The genomic DNA CGCCCAATTTATCCTCTACGGCCTTGCTAAGTTTTGATAGAGGTACTGCCTCCCTCTCAAACGTGTCTCGACGCACAAGCATTACCTCGCCCCTCTCCATTTCGCGGGGACCTATTTCTGCGCGCAGGGGCACGCCCTTCATCTCCCACTTATAGTATTTGGCACCGGGCCTCTCCTGAGAATCATCCAAGACTGCCCTGACTTTCAACATGTCTAGAACGTGCTTACAGGCACCCAATACATCCTTTCCCCCAGCAATGATCGGTATTATGACGATCTGGGTGGGTGCTATCTCTGGCGGTAACACCAGCCCCCTATCATCGCCGTGGACAGCTATCATGGCTGCAATACACCTCTCAGAGATGCCGTAGCATGTTTGGTTCACGTATCGCTGCTCACCCACCGGGTCCTCATATCTGACGTCAAACGTTTTAGAAAAATTTGTGCCCAGATGGTGGACGGTACCAATCTGGAGCGCTTTTCCGTCTGGCATCAAAGTGTCCACTGCCATCGAATAATCCGACCCGGGAAACTTGTCCCAATCCGGGCGTTTTGTGATCGCATGGGGAACGGCCAATCTGCGGAAAAAATCACCATATAGTTTCAACGCATCCTTGACCTGTGCCTCTGCCTCCTCCCAGGTTGAATGGGCGGTGTGAGCTTCCTTGAAAGACGTGATCTCCCTGACGCGTATTAACGGTCTGGTGTGTTTAGTCTCACAGCGGAATGTGTTCACTATCTGGTATATCTTGAGCGGCAGATCCACATGGGAGCGTATCCACAGCCGTAGAATGGGATAGATTGCGGTCTCAGAAGTAGGGCGCAGCGCCAGTGGCATCTCAAGAGATTTAGAGCCGCCTTTTGTGACCCAGTACACCTCATCCTCAAATCCCTTGATGTGCTCAGCCTCCTTCATAAACTCATTCTCGGGTATGAGGAGGGGGAACATCACCTCCTTATGATCCACATCTAACAGCGATCTCAGAATTGAGTATGTTCTTTGCCGAAGCGCAAATCCAAATGGGTACCACACGCAGAGCCCTTTTGTGGGATACCTGACATCTACAATCTCTGCCCTTTGAAGGATTTCATTATACCACTCGCTAAATTTCTCTTTTCTCGGAAGCTTTTCACCCGTCATCCTATCACCATAATCACGATCAAGGGAGTTAAGAACGTTTCGACTGCTGCCGCAAGGAATAACAAAGGCAGAATCCAATGCATATAGAATAGCATGCCTTTCTTAAAATCTTTCTTAATGTCCGCCTTCTTGCCCATTAGGGCGCTCCACAAATCATGGCCGAGCCTGATACCTATTGCTGCGCTGAGGAGGACCATGGGCAACTCAATGATGCCGTGGGGAACAATGGCAGCCAATACATAGAGAGTGCCTTCTATCCTCTCAGTCATGAGGACAACCACGCCGATCAAGAACCCGTTATAGGTCAAAAATACCAAGGGAACTAATCCAAACCCAATGCCAAGTAGCAGGACGATAAGACATTTGATCGAGTTGTTTAAAAAAATGATGACCATTATAATCAATGGATGTAGGCTTTCGAGGATGGCGAACATTTCACTGATGTCTGCAGAAGTCTGAGTTGCAAACGCCATATCCAAGCTAAAGTACCAGTATCCCATAAGAATCGATAGGACGAAAATCAATGACACGAAGAGAATATAGCCTTTTAGGTAACTGAGGTATGCGATTGCCTCTTTTGTGTTAATTCTATTCATATAGTTTACCACACATTTGTCCATGTCTATTTACTTACTCATCCAATTCATATGCCCAACATCATCCTTAGCGTATTTCTCAATCCTGGAGCAAGTCCAAGCATCAAGATAGCCAGCTTTGCCAGATTGCCGGTCTTAGGCTCTTCTGAGAGATGATGATCGATTATGTATAGAATTGAGAGGATGGTTATGAGCTTCAGGGGATACATCACCGCCCCTGTTCCACTCCAGTCTATCATAAAAGTACTCAGCACATGCTTTTCCCCATATCCAAGGAAATCTACTCCAATAAACGTGGATGTGGCTTCGAACAGATGTGCCCAAAGGATGACAGCATTTATTTCTTTCATCCACGCCATATCAAATCGTCTTGCTATCAAGTATACAGCCATTGCCATAGGCGTTGCAATGCCCAAGACAGCAAGCAGAACCCATAATCTGGTGATCTCCTGAGTTGATAAGAGGATGAATAGACTCAAAATCTCCCACCCGGCTCCAACATATAGAAAAGACATGCCCCTGTCACCAATTTTTCCCTTTTTGTGCAATTCGGTCAGTGTTAGCAATATGGCAAGGCAAACGGCTGCAATTAAAAAAAAGATCAGGGGGGTGATGAACAGATATTTCATCGGAGGTGCAAACATGTCTGCATCCTCCATCACCCTGAGAGTGCTGCCAACCAGCATATAGGGCAAAGTCATCATTATAAACCGCTCATCGATCTCTATTCGCAATTTTTCCAGTAACTTTAATACCCCAAAGATTGCAATGCCTAATAGAATCCCCCAAGTCAATGTGTTCACGGGATTATAGCTGGCACCATGTGTGATTGGGTCAATGTAATATTCGGTGATGAAATTCTGGAAAGATGAAACAGCCATGAGGTATTTCTTTGAACGAAAAGGACTTAAATGCTTCCAAACGGATGCAATTGCCAAGAGATATATTGGTAGGGCCTGATGCGATAAAGGATGTTGGCAAGGTCTGTAAGGAGCTCAAACTTGATGGTTGTGCCCTTGTGGTGACAGGCAAAATCACCAAACAGATAGCTGGTGAAAGAGTGGTGAAAACACTATCTGAGGAGAATTATGAAGCGGATGCAATCATCGTTTCATCTGCATCCACGTCTGAGTTGGAGCATGTTAAGCAGCGTGCAGGCGAGATCAGGGCGACTTTTCTGGTTGGCGTTGGTGGAGGCAAATCCATAGATGTCGCTAAGCTTGCATCCACACAATTAGGCATCCCTTTTCTAAGTGTGCCAACCGCAGCTTCTCATGATGGCATAGCATCATCCAGAGCGTCTTTAACCCACAATGCTCAGACTGTTTCAGTACAAGCACAAACACCACTAGGCATTATCGCTGACACGAAGATAATCGCATCTGCCCCATATAGGTTATTAGCATCAGGCTGCGGAGATATCATCTCAAATTA from Methanocellales archaeon includes the following:
- a CDS encoding NAD(P)-dependent glycerol-1-phosphate dehydrogenase → MNEKDLNASKRMQLPRDILVGPDAIKDVGKVCKELKLDGCALVVTGKITKQIAGERVVKTLSEENYEADAIIVSSASTSELEHVKQRAGEIRATFLVGVGGGKSIDVAKLASTQLGIPFLSVPTAASHDGIASSRASLTHNAQTVSVQAQTPLGIIADTKIIASAPYRLLASGCGDIISNYTAVKDWQLANKLHDTKYSEYAAALSQMTAKIIVDASNSIKPGLEASVRIVVKALISSGVAMSIAGSSRPASGSEHKFSHTLDRIAPKPALHGEQCGVGTIMMMYLHKGDWQSMRDSLKNIGAPTNSEELGIDDAYIIEALVHAHEIRPARYTILGTGLTREMAEKLARTTGVIT
- a CDS encoding stage II sporulation protein M — protein: MNRINTKEAIAYLSYLKGYILFVSLIFVLSILMGYWYFSLDMAFATQTSADISEMFAILESLHPLIIMVIIFLNNSIKCLIVLLLGIGFGLVPLVFLTYNGFLIGVVVLMTERIEGTLYVLAAIVPHGIIELPMVLLSAAIGIRLGHDLWSALMGKKADIKKDFKKGMLFYMHWILPLLFLAAAVETFLTPLIVIMVIG
- the proS gene encoding proline--tRNA ligase — encoded protein: MTGEKLPRKEKFSEWYNEILQRAEIVDVRYPTKGLCVWYPFGFALRQRTYSILRSLLDVDHKEVMFPLLIPENEFMKEAEHIKGFEDEVYWVTKGGSKSLEMPLALRPTSETAIYPILRLWIRSHVDLPLKIYQIVNTFRCETKHTRPLIRVREITSFKEAHTAHSTWEEAEAQVKDALKLYGDFFRRLAVPHAITKRPDWDKFPGSDYSMAVDTLMPDGKALQIGTVHHLGTNFSKTFDVRYEDPVGEQRYVNQTCYGISERCIAAMIAVHGDDRGLVLPPEIAPTQIVIIPIIAGGKDVLGACKHVLDMLKVRAVLDDSQERPGAKYYKWEMKGVPLRAEIGPREMERGEVMLVRRDTFEREAVPLSKLSKAVEDKLGAIHANLYEKARQALDSRIADCKTLDEAKVAIRKGMAKVSWCGEEGCGLRMGEITDGEVLGELAELERGKCLICGKKTDKVVLVARSY
- a CDS encoding DUF63 family protein — encoded protein: MAVSSFQNFITEYYIDPITHGASYNPVNTLTWGILLGIAIFGVLKLLEKLRIEIDERFIMMTLPYMLVGSTLRVMEDADMFAPPMKYLFITPLIFFLIAAVCLAILLTLTELHKKGKIGDRGMSFLYVGAGWEILSLFILLSTQEITRLWVLLAVLGIATPMAMAVYLIARRFDMAWMKEINAVILWAHLFEATSTFIGVDFLGYGEKHVLSTFMIDWSGTGAVMYPLKLITILSILYIIDHHLSEEPKTGNLAKLAILMLGLAPGLRNTLRMMLGI